A portion of the Musa acuminata AAA Group cultivar baxijiao chromosome BXJ1-1, Cavendish_Baxijiao_AAA, whole genome shotgun sequence genome contains these proteins:
- the LOC103980122 gene encoding AT-hook motif nuclear-localized protein 20, whose product MGSSDPKSHEQEMGVKESDTTGSGGGGSGAAEDEKDNDSEPREGAIVASTRRPRGRPPGSKNKPKPPIFVTRDSPNALRSHVMEVAGGADIAESIAHFARRKQRGVCVLSGSGTVANVTLRQPAAPGAVVALHGRFEILSLTGTFLPGPSPPGTTGLTVYLAGGQGQVVGGSVVGSLIAAGTVMVLASTFANATYERLPLEEAEESVGGGLPVQLHGGVASLMPGAGGLPDPSALPIYNLPPNLAHNGGGQMGHDAFEWAHARAPF is encoded by the coding sequence ATGGGATCCTCCGATCCCAAGAGCCACGAGCAGGAGATGGGGGTGAAGGAATCCGACACCACCGGGAGCGGCGGCGGAGGCAGCGGTGCCGCCGAGGACGAGAAGGACAACGACAGCGAGCCGAGGGAGGGTGCGATCGTCGCCAGCACCCGCCGCCCCCGTGGCCGCCCCCCGGGGTCCAAGAACAAACCCAAGCCCCCCATCTTCGTCACCCGCGACAGCCCCAACGCCCTCCGTAGCCACGTCATGGAGGTCGCGGGCGGCGCCGACATCGCCGAGTCCATCGCCCACTTCGCCCGCCGCAAGCAGCGCGGCGTCTGCGTGCTCAGCGGCTCCGGCACGGTCGCCAACGTCACGCTCCGCCAGCCCGCCGCGCCCGGCGCGGTCGTCGCCCTCCACGGCCGCTTCGAGATCCTGTCCCTCACCGGGACCTTCCTCCCCGGCCCCTCTCCGCCCGGGACCACCGGACTGACGGTTTACCTGGCCGGTGGGCAGGGCCAGGTGGTGGGCGGCAGCGTCGTGGGGTCGCTCATCGCCGCGGGGACGGTGATGGTCCTGGCTTCCACGTTCGCCAACGCTACCTACGAGAGGTTGCCGCTCGAGGAAGCTGAGGAGAGCGTCGGTGGCGGCCTCCCGGTGCAGCTGCATGGTGGGGTGGCGTCACTGATGCCCGGGGCCGGAGGGCTGCCGGACCCCTCGGCGCTGCCCATCTACAACTTGCCGCCGAATCTGGCACATAACGGCGGCGGCCAGATGGGGCACGACGCCTTCGAATGGGCTCATGCGCGGGCTCCATTCTAA